The following are from one region of the Microbacterium sp. BK668 genome:
- a CDS encoding heme-copper oxidase subunit III: protein MGNVTTTQATYSQAMRSVKRPDPVAVGTIVWLGSEVMFFAGLFAIYFTLRNTSPDLWAERTVLLNIPYATVNTIILVLSSVTCQMGVFAAERFQSYRTGGFFDVRKWGMVEWFYLTFIMGAIFVSGQVWEYAQLVAEGMAINTDSYASAFYLTTGFHALHVTGGLIAFLLVIGRAYAVKNFGRKEMTTSIVVSYYWHFVDVVWIALFLVIYFLK from the coding sequence ATGGGGAACGTGACGACCACGCAAGCGACCTATTCCCAGGCGATGCGGTCCGTCAAGCGGCCCGATCCGGTCGCCGTCGGAACCATCGTGTGGCTCGGCAGCGAGGTGATGTTCTTCGCGGGTCTCTTCGCGATCTACTTCACCCTCCGCAACACGTCTCCTGACCTGTGGGCCGAGCGCACTGTCCTGCTGAACATCCCGTATGCCACCGTGAACACGATCATCCTCGTGCTCTCGTCCGTGACCTGCCAGATGGGCGTGTTCGCGGCGGAGCGCTTCCAGTCCTACCGGACCGGCGGATTCTTCGACGTGCGCAAGTGGGGCATGGTCGAGTGGTTCTACCTGACCTTCATCATGGGCGCGATCTTCGTGTCCGGTCAGGTCTGGGAGTACGCGCAGCTGGTCGCCGAGGGCATGGCGATCAACACCGACTCCTACGCGTCGGCGTTCTATCTGACGACGGGCTTCCACGCCCTCCACGTCACCGGTGGACTCATCGCGTTCCTCCTCGTCATCGGGCGCGCCTACGCCGTGAAGAACTTCGGTCGCAAAGAGATGACGACCTCGATCGTCGTCTCGTACTACTGGCACTTCGTGGACGTCGTGTGGATCGCGCTGTTCCTCGTCATCTACTTCCTGAAATAG
- a CDS encoding cytochrome c produces MARVTKRRSPGRRSPWAAAALIGIGLLLTGGAYAGASAAMASTGDTQVKSALTVEDGKKLFQANCATCHGLDLQGTEAGPSLYGVGELSVEFQVATGRMPLAAQAPQAPQKPVQFTEDEIRAMAAFVQEIAPGPSYPSEEVLDGQGDVARGAELFRINCAMCHNVAGAGGALTEGKYAPALHETSALHMYAAMVTGPQNMPVFSDLNLTTEDKRDIISSLLFQQESVSPGGFTLGSLGPVSEGLFIWIFGIGTLIAITVWITAKSN; encoded by the coding sequence ATGGCACGAGTGACCAAGCGCCGCTCCCCCGGACGCCGCAGCCCCTGGGCCGCGGCCGCCCTCATCGGCATCGGCCTGCTCCTGACCGGAGGCGCGTACGCCGGCGCCTCGGCCGCGATGGCCAGCACCGGCGACACCCAGGTGAAGTCCGCCCTCACGGTCGAAGACGGCAAGAAGCTGTTCCAGGCCAACTGCGCCACGTGCCACGGTCTCGACCTGCAGGGCACCGAGGCCGGCCCCTCGCTGTACGGCGTCGGCGAGCTCTCGGTGGAGTTCCAGGTCGCGACGGGCCGCATGCCGCTGGCGGCGCAGGCGCCCCAGGCCCCGCAGAAGCCCGTGCAGTTCACCGAGGACGAGATCCGCGCCATGGCCGCGTTCGTCCAGGAGATCGCGCCCGGTCCCTCCTACCCCTCCGAGGAGGTCCTCGACGGGCAGGGCGACGTCGCGCGCGGCGCGGAGCTCTTCCGCATCAACTGCGCGATGTGCCACAACGTCGCCGGCGCCGGCGGTGCGCTGACGGAGGGCAAGTACGCGCCCGCCCTGCACGAGACGAGCGCGCTGCACATGTACGCCGCGATGGTCACCGGCCCGCAGAACATGCCGGTCTTCAGCGACCTGAACCTCACGACGGAGGACAAGCGCGACATCATCTCGTCGCTGCTGTTCCAGCAGGAGTCCGTGTCACCCGGCGGCTTCACGCTCGGGTCGCTCGGTCCGGTGTCGGAGGGCCTCTTCATCTGGATCTTCGGCATCGGCACGCTGATCGCGATCACCGTGTGGATCACCGCGAAGTCCAACTGA
- a CDS encoding Rieske 2Fe-2S domain-containing protein, translated as MAHEDDPLEHERASWKPSSGLAVAVPDRVQTPELAPHRERMTDKDPAAMKRAVRTVYTLFYLSVAASIWAIAAYFLFPIEDGSLVSIRDNNLFVGLGIALALLAIGIAAIHWTKAIMSDKEFIEVRHATRGRDSTRAAAVKAFEDANEESGFGRRAMIRNSLIAALVASVLPGVTLFRGLAPQNVNPVEELSHTMWEEGMRLARDPEGTPIRASEVTLGSAFHVIPEALADLDHSEGYLEAKAKAIVLLMRLMPEDLPADQNKLEWSYDGIVAYSKVCTHVGCPVALYEQQTHHLLCPCHQSQFDVSRSAAVIFGPAARPLPQLPITVDDEGYLVAQSDFTEPVGPSFWERH; from the coding sequence ATGGCTCACGAGGACGACCCGCTCGAGCACGAGAGGGCTTCCTGGAAGCCCTCGTCGGGCCTCGCGGTCGCGGTCCCCGACAGGGTGCAGACGCCGGAGCTGGCTCCGCACCGCGAGCGGATGACCGACAAGGACCCGGCCGCCATGAAGCGCGCCGTGCGCACGGTGTACACGCTGTTCTATCTGTCGGTGGCCGCCAGCATCTGGGCGATCGCCGCCTACTTCCTGTTCCCGATCGAGGACGGCTCGCTGGTGAGCATCCGCGACAACAACCTCTTCGTCGGTCTCGGCATCGCGCTCGCGCTGCTGGCCATCGGCATCGCCGCGATCCACTGGACCAAGGCGATCATGTCCGACAAGGAGTTCATCGAGGTCCGGCACGCCACGCGCGGCCGGGACTCGACGCGCGCCGCGGCCGTCAAGGCCTTCGAGGACGCCAACGAGGAGTCCGGCTTCGGTCGCCGGGCGATGATCCGCAACTCCCTCATCGCCGCCCTGGTCGCCTCCGTCCTCCCCGGCGTCACGCTCTTCCGCGGTCTCGCTCCGCAGAACGTCAACCCGGTCGAGGAGCTCAGCCACACGATGTGGGAAGAGGGCATGCGCCTTGCGCGCGACCCCGAAGGCACCCCGATCCGCGCGTCGGAGGTCACCCTCGGCTCGGCGTTCCACGTCATCCCCGAGGCCCTCGCCGACCTCGACCACAGCGAGGGATACCTCGAGGCCAAGGCCAAGGCCATCGTCCTGCTCATGCGCCTCATGCCCGAGGACCTCCCGGCCGATCAGAACAAGCTCGAGTGGTCGTACGACGGGATCGTCGCCTACTCCAAGGTCTGCACGCACGTCGGGTGCCCCGTCGCGCTCTACGAGCAGCAGACCCACCACCTGCTGTGCCCGTGCCACCAGTCGCAGTTCGACGTGTCGCGCAGCGCAGCAGTCATCTTCGGGCCGGCGGCTCGTCCGCTCCCGCAGCTGCCCATCACCGTCGACGATGAGGGCTACCTGGTCGCGCAGAGCGACTTCACCGAACCCGTCGGTCCGAGCTTCTGGGAGCGTCATTGA
- a CDS encoding ubiquinol-cytochrome c reductase cytochrome b subunit: MTLEPASAPGPTRDKPLGGRFVGATANYIDERTSLSGFVKELGRKVFPDHWSFMLGEIAMWSFVVVLLTGTFLTFFFQASMVPTHYTGAYLPMRGVEMSAALDSTLRLSFDIRGGLLVRQIHHWAALAFIAGIGVHMLRVFFTGAFRKPRELNWVIGFVMFILAMGEGFTGYSLPDDLLSGNGLRIIDGMIKGIPLIGTWTSFLLFGGEFPGNQIVGRLYTLHILLLPAILVALLVVHLMLMVINKHTQFAGPARTNSNVVGFPMMPVYMTKMGGFLFITFGVLVLIASLFTINPIWNYGPYDPSPVSAGTQPDWYIGFADGMLRLIPPHLETYWFGFTWSWNIIIPITILGLFIVLVLLYPFIEAWVTGDKREHHIAQRPRNAATRTAIGAAGVTFYAVMWAAASSDIIATHFKVTMEGVIHTLQAFLILGPIIAYFVTKRMCIALQKKDREILLHGYESGRIVRLPGGEYIEVHQPVDQYDRWKLVDYDAYEPLVVRPNSRGRIPWHENLRASISRWFFEDRLTPVTQAELDAASAHQHHELEHIAEEKDAELQAAHERAGVPDAPHVPIDDGRHGETANRPSNVIIPEGDDTIGKKPKSS, encoded by the coding sequence GTGACGCTCGAGCCGGCGAGTGCGCCCGGCCCGACGCGTGACAAGCCGCTAGGCGGCCGATTCGTCGGCGCCACGGCGAACTACATCGACGAGCGCACGAGCCTGTCCGGCTTCGTGAAGGAGCTCGGCCGCAAGGTCTTCCCCGACCACTGGTCGTTCATGCTCGGCGAGATCGCGATGTGGAGCTTCGTCGTCGTGCTCCTCACGGGAACGTTCCTGACGTTCTTCTTCCAGGCGTCGATGGTCCCGACCCACTACACCGGCGCCTACCTGCCGATGCGCGGCGTCGAGATGTCGGCGGCGCTGGACTCCACCCTGCGGCTGTCGTTCGACATCCGCGGCGGCCTGCTCGTCCGTCAGATCCACCACTGGGCCGCCCTGGCGTTCATCGCCGGCATCGGCGTGCACATGCTCCGCGTGTTCTTCACGGGGGCGTTCCGCAAGCCGCGCGAGCTCAACTGGGTCATCGGCTTCGTCATGTTCATCCTGGCGATGGGCGAAGGCTTCACGGGCTACTCGCTCCCCGACGATCTGCTCTCCGGCAACGGCCTGCGCATCATCGACGGGATGATCAAGGGCATCCCGCTGATCGGCACGTGGACGTCGTTCCTCCTCTTCGGCGGCGAGTTCCCGGGCAATCAGATCGTGGGACGCCTCTACACGCTGCACATCCTGCTGCTGCCGGCGATCCTCGTCGCGCTGCTCGTCGTGCACCTGATGCTCATGGTCATCAACAAGCACACGCAGTTCGCCGGGCCCGCCCGCACGAACAGCAACGTCGTGGGCTTCCCGATGATGCCCGTGTACATGACGAAGATGGGCGGCTTCCTCTTCATCACGTTCGGCGTGCTGGTGCTCATCGCGTCGCTGTTCACGATCAACCCGATCTGGAACTACGGCCCGTACGACCCCTCCCCCGTGTCGGCCGGCACCCAGCCCGACTGGTACATCGGCTTCGCCGACGGGATGCTGCGCCTCATCCCGCCTCATCTCGAGACGTACTGGTTCGGCTTCACGTGGTCGTGGAACATCATCATCCCGATCACGATCCTCGGTCTGTTCATCGTCCTGGTGCTGCTCTACCCGTTCATCGAGGCCTGGGTGACCGGCGACAAGCGGGAGCACCACATCGCGCAGCGCCCCCGCAACGCGGCCACCCGCACCGCCATCGGCGCGGCCGGCGTCACGTTCTACGCGGTCATGTGGGCGGCGGCCTCGTCCGACATCATCGCCACGCACTTCAAGGTGACGATGGAAGGGGTGATCCACACCCTGCAGGCGTTCCTCATCCTCGGGCCGATCATCGCGTACTTCGTCACGAAGCGCATGTGCATCGCCCTGCAGAAGAAGGACCGCGAGATCCTGCTGCACGGCTACGAGTCGGGCCGCATCGTGCGCCTCCCCGGCGGCGAGTACATCGAAGTGCACCAGCCGGTCGACCAGTACGACCGCTGGAAGCTCGTCGACTACGACGCGTACGAGCCGCTCGTCGTGCGTCCGAACTCCCGCGGCCGCATCCCGTGGCACGAGAACCTGCGCGCCTCGATCTCGCGCTGGTTCTTCGAGGACCGTCTCACCCCGGTCACGCAAGCCGAGCTCGACGCCGCCTCGGCGCACCAGCACCACGAGCTCGAGCACATCGCCGAGGAGAAGGACGCCGAGCTCCAGGCTGCACACGAGCGCGCCGGCGTTCCCGACGCACCGCACGTGCCCATCGACGACGGCCGCCACGGCGAGACGGCGAACCGTCCCTCGAACGTCATCATCCCCGAGGGGGACGACACGATCGGAAAGAAGCCGAAGAGCTCCTGA
- a CDS encoding rhodanese-like domain-containing protein: MSEAIDFFSAKLRLETDASDVYEAQKAGERLVLVDVRGDEAWTQGRISGAIHMPYRQIAERAPDELSRNVPIVVYCWSPGCNAATKGALEFAKLGYSVREMMGGYEYWVREGQPTENDDGPLPRVFDAQVMVIRERVRS; encoded by the coding sequence ATGTCTGAAGCCATCGACTTCTTCTCCGCGAAGCTCCGCCTCGAGACGGACGCGTCGGACGTCTACGAGGCGCAGAAGGCCGGCGAGCGCCTCGTCCTCGTGGACGTCCGGGGTGACGAGGCGTGGACGCAGGGTCGCATCTCCGGCGCGATCCACATGCCGTACCGGCAGATCGCCGAGCGTGCCCCCGACGAGCTGTCCCGCAACGTACCGATCGTCGTCTACTGCTGGAGTCCCGGCTGCAATGCCGCGACGAAGGGCGCCCTGGAGTTCGCGAAGCTCGGCTACAGCGTCCGCGAGATGATGGGCGGCTACGAGTACTGGGTGCGCGAAGGACAGCCCACCGAGAACGACGACGGCCCCCTCCCCCGTGTCTTCGACGCCCAGGTCATGGTCATCCGCGAGCGGGTGAGAAGCTGA
- a CDS encoding protein phosphatase 2C domain-containing protein — protein sequence MGVRVLPRPLRALRATIIAPALGLRAGAASDAGTHRAVNQDSAFTSAWAAAVADGVGGGPGGEIASSVFVHRLMAGAREPIEVEQLATLLRIANWDLRALVERDPALDGMATTFTGLFVAPGGTLLLAHTGDSRAYLLRDGAMSRETRDDSFVQLLVDSGVVRPADAAFHPQRNVITASLRGGEDDRIALMEPSVRVGDRWLLCSDGVSDYVPDEELVALLAQGDAQTAAEAVVGLALTAGSRDNVTAVVGDVVPDPAWTVRPVFHGAARDRFTESLDGGNRESA from the coding sequence CTGGGTGTACGAGTACTACCGCGGCCACTTCGCGCGCTGAGAGCGACCATCATCGCACCGGCTCTCGGGCTCCGCGCCGGAGCGGCGTCGGACGCCGGTACTCATCGCGCCGTCAATCAGGATTCCGCGTTCACGTCCGCCTGGGCTGCCGCGGTGGCGGACGGCGTCGGGGGAGGTCCGGGCGGAGAGATCGCGTCGTCCGTCTTCGTCCATCGGCTCATGGCGGGCGCGAGGGAGCCGATCGAGGTCGAGCAGCTCGCGACGCTGCTGCGCATCGCCAACTGGGACCTCCGGGCGCTCGTCGAGCGAGACCCCGCGCTCGACGGCATGGCGACGACGTTCACCGGCCTTTTCGTGGCCCCGGGCGGCACGCTGCTGCTCGCTCACACGGGCGACTCGCGCGCGTACCTCCTGCGCGACGGCGCGATGTCGCGAGAGACCCGCGACGACTCGTTCGTCCAGCTGCTGGTCGACAGCGGCGTCGTCCGGCCCGCTGACGCCGCCTTCCACCCGCAGCGGAACGTCATCACGGCGTCGCTGCGCGGCGGAGAGGACGACCGGATCGCCCTCATGGAGCCGTCCGTGCGCGTCGGCGACCGCTGGCTGCTCTGCAGCGACGGCGTGAGCGACTATGTGCCCGACGAGGAGCTGGTCGCGCTCCTCGCCCAGGGCGACGCCCAGACGGCCGCTGAGGCCGTGGTGGGGCTGGCGCTCACCGCGGGGTCCCGCGACAACGTCACGGCCGTCGTGGGGGACGTCGTCCCCGATCCGGCGTGGACCGTGCGGCCCGTCTTCCATGGGGCGGCCCGTGACCGATTCACCGAGTCGCTCGACGGCGGGAACCGCGAGTCTGCGTGA
- a CDS encoding cytochrome c oxidase subunit 4, which produces MRANTGLWWLLAGFFLLMTIVYTAWSIIAHADNAAWNNRIEWVGSVALLFTTFMAALIAFYIGRVHRAQRGELPEDILTADIDDGDPELGEFSPWSWWPIVLAFSAGLGILGLAVGVWLFPIGLGVFVVAIVGWVYEYYRGHFAR; this is translated from the coding sequence GTGCGCGCCAACACCGGGCTCTGGTGGCTCCTCGCGGGCTTCTTCCTGCTGATGACGATCGTCTACACGGCGTGGAGCATCATCGCCCACGCCGACAACGCCGCGTGGAACAACCGCATCGAGTGGGTCGGAAGCGTCGCGCTGCTGTTCACGACGTTCATGGCCGCCCTCATCGCGTTCTACATCGGACGCGTGCACCGTGCTCAGCGCGGCGAGCTGCCGGAAGACATCCTGACCGCGGACATCGACGACGGCGACCCCGAGCTCGGCGAGTTCAGTCCGTGGTCCTGGTGGCCGATCGTGCTCGCGTTCTCGGCGGGGCTCGGCATCCTCGGGCTCGCCGTCGGCGTGTGGCTCTTCCCGATCGGCCTGGGCGTCTTCGTCGTGGCGATCGTGGGCTGGGTGTACGAGTACTACCGCGGCCACTTCGCGCGCTGA
- the ctaD gene encoding cytochrome c oxidase subunit I, with the protein MATTLPLQETTPSRPSTMPPRQAALLSASRVEQKGNIIVKWITSTDHKTIGYLYLIASVLFFMLGGVMALIIRAELFEPGMQIVPTKEQYNQLFTMHGTIMLLMFATPLFAGFANAILPLQIGAPDVAFPRLNAFAFWLFLFGSTIAVAGFLTPQGAAAFGWFAYQPLANASFSPGLGGNLWMLGLGMSGFGTILGAVNFVTTIITMRAPGMTMWRMPIFSWNTLITSILVLMAFPVLAAAILAAAADRVLGAHIYDPANGGVLLWQHLFWFFGHPEVYIIALPFFGIVSEVFPVFSRKPIFGYKTLVYATIAIAALSVAVWAHHMYVTGAVLLPFFALTTMLIAVPTGVKIFNWIGTMWRGSVTFETPMVFALGFLVSFVFGGLTGIILASPPLDFHLSDSYFVVAHFHYVVFGTVVFAMFSGFYFWWPKWTGKMLNERLGYVHFWMLFIGFHMTFLIQHWLGVDGMARRYADYSEADGWTWENQVSTVGAMILGASMIPFLFNVWITARKAPKVTVNDPWGYGASLEWATSCPPPRHNFTSIPRIRSERPAFDLNHPEAGIPVGVGPAKDAPDAPVVDTAQGEVK; encoded by the coding sequence ATGGCCACGACGCTCCCACTCCAGGAGACGACTCCGAGCCGTCCCTCCACGATGCCGCCTCGCCAGGCCGCCCTGCTCAGCGCTTCGCGCGTCGAGCAGAAGGGCAACATCATCGTCAAGTGGATCACCTCCACCGACCACAAGACGATCGGCTACCTGTACCTGATCGCCTCCGTGCTGTTCTTCATGCTCGGCGGCGTGATGGCGCTCATCATCCGCGCGGAGCTGTTCGAGCCCGGCATGCAGATCGTGCCCACGAAAGAGCAGTACAACCAGCTCTTCACGATGCACGGCACGATCATGCTGCTCATGTTCGCGACGCCCCTCTTCGCCGGGTTCGCCAACGCGATCCTGCCGCTGCAGATCGGCGCCCCCGACGTCGCCTTCCCGCGGCTCAACGCCTTTGCCTTCTGGCTCTTCCTCTTCGGCTCCACGATCGCCGTCGCCGGCTTCCTGACGCCGCAGGGCGCCGCCGCCTTCGGCTGGTTCGCGTACCAGCCGCTGGCGAACGCGAGCTTCTCTCCGGGTCTCGGCGGCAATCTCTGGATGCTCGGCCTCGGCATGAGCGGTTTCGGGACGATCCTCGGCGCGGTGAACTTCGTCACGACCATCATCACGATGCGCGCGCCGGGCATGACGATGTGGCGCATGCCGATCTTCTCGTGGAACACGCTGATCACCAGCATCCTGGTCCTGATGGCCTTCCCGGTGCTCGCCGCGGCGATCCTCGCGGCCGCCGCCGACCGCGTGCTGGGCGCGCACATCTACGACCCCGCCAACGGCGGCGTCCTGCTGTGGCAGCACCTGTTCTGGTTCTTCGGGCACCCGGAGGTGTACATCATCGCGCTGCCGTTCTTCGGCATCGTGTCGGAGGTCTTCCCGGTGTTCAGCCGGAAGCCCATCTTCGGCTACAAGACGCTCGTGTACGCGACGATCGCGATCGCGGCCCTGTCGGTGGCGGTGTGGGCGCACCACATGTACGTCACGGGCGCCGTGCTCCTGCCGTTCTTCGCGCTCACGACGATGCTCATCGCGGTGCCGACGGGCGTGAAGATCTTCAACTGGATCGGCACGATGTGGCGGGGGTCGGTCACGTTCGAGACCCCCATGGTGTTCGCCCTCGGGTTCCTCGTGTCGTTCGTGTTCGGCGGACTGACCGGCATCATCCTCGCCTCGCCGCCGCTGGACTTCCACCTCTCGGACTCGTACTTCGTCGTGGCGCACTTCCACTACGTCGTCTTCGGCACGGTCGTCTTCGCGATGTTCTCCGGCTTCTACTTCTGGTGGCCGAAGTGGACCGGCAAGATGCTCAACGAGCGTCTCGGCTACGTGCACTTCTGGATGCTGTTCATCGGCTTCCACATGACGTTCCTCATCCAGCACTGGCTCGGCGTGGACGGCATGGCGCGTCGCTACGCGGACTACTCCGAGGCGGACGGCTGGACGTGGGAGAACCAGGTCTCGACGGTGGGCGCCATGATCCTCGGCGCGTCGATGATCCCGTTCCTCTTCAATGTGTGGATCACGGCGCGCAAGGCGCCGAAGGTCACGGTCAACGACCCGTGGGGCTACGGGGCGTCGCTGGAGTGGGCGACGAGCTGCCCGCCCCCGCGGCACAACTTCACCTCGATCCCGAGGATCCGCAGCGAGCGGCCGGCATTCGACCTGAACCACCCCGAGGCGGGGATTCCCGTCGGCGTCGGTCCCGCCAAGGACGCACCCGATGCCCCGGTCGTCGACACCGCACAGGGAGAGGTCAAGTAA
- the coxB gene encoding cytochrome c oxidase subunit II, translating into MPSKRRLRWALAPVGIAAVAVLAGCSSTELHGFLPGFEDPNAAPATNHTDMVAGLWVNSWIVLLVVGIVTWGLMGWAAIVYRRRKGQSGLPVQLRYNMPIEIFYTIVPLILVIGFFAFTARDQAILETQTENPDVTITAIGKQWAWDFQYNGEDEDGSDAVWSMGVQAEPAANGDVDQDALPTLYLPVDRSVKLELQSRDVIHSFWIIDFLYKKDMYIGRENYWSFTPTREGTYAGKCAELCGEYHSAMLFNVKVVSEDEYEQYLDSLRDAGQTGSITDEYDRLGNLPGTGETTTDDEDND; encoded by the coding sequence GTGCCCTCGAAACGTCGTCTCCGCTGGGCTCTGGCTCCCGTCGGAATCGCAGCGGTAGCCGTTCTGGCCGGATGCAGCTCCACCGAGCTCCACGGCTTCCTCCCCGGCTTCGAGGACCCGAACGCCGCGCCGGCGACGAACCACACCGACATGGTCGCGGGCCTCTGGGTGAACTCCTGGATCGTCCTCCTCGTGGTCGGCATCGTGACGTGGGGCCTGATGGGCTGGGCGGCGATCGTCTACCGCCGCCGCAAGGGCCAGAGCGGCCTTCCGGTCCAGCTGCGCTACAACATGCCGATCGAGATCTTCTACACGATCGTCCCGCTCATCCTCGTCATCGGCTTCTTCGCCTTCACGGCGCGGGATCAGGCGATCCTGGAGACGCAGACCGAGAACCCCGACGTGACGATCACCGCGATCGGCAAGCAGTGGGCATGGGACTTCCAGTACAACGGCGAGGATGAGGACGGCTCCGACGCCGTCTGGTCGATGGGCGTGCAGGCCGAGCCGGCTGCGAACGGCGACGTCGACCAGGACGCGCTGCCGACGCTCTACCTCCCGGTCGACAGGTCGGTGAAGCTCGAGCTCCAGTCGCGCGACGTCATCCACTCCTTCTGGATCATCGACTTCCTCTACAAGAAGGACATGTACATCGGGCGTGAGAACTACTGGTCGTTCACGCCGACCCGCGAGGGCACCTACGCCGGCAAGTGCGCCGAGCTGTGCGGCGAGTACCACTCGGCGATGCTCTTCAACGTCAAGGTCGTGAGCGAGGACGAGTACGAGCAGTACCTCGACTCCCTCCGCGACGCGGGCCAGACCGGCAGCATCACCGACGAGTACGACCGTCTCGGCAACCTGCCCGGCACCGGCGAGACCACCACCGACGACGAGGACAACGACTGA
- a CDS encoding iron-sulfur cluster assembly accessory protein, giving the protein MTDTALSTDQIAPAHGVLLTDAASAKVKSLLEQEGRDDLRLRVAVQPGGCSGLIYQLYFDERYLEGDKAVDFGGVEVIVDDMSVPYLDGATIDFKDTISEQGFTIDNPNAAGSCACGDSFH; this is encoded by the coding sequence ATGACCGACACGGCACTGTCGACCGACCAGATCGCGCCCGCCCACGGCGTGCTGCTCACGGACGCGGCTTCCGCGAAGGTGAAGAGCCTGCTCGAGCAGGAGGGCCGCGACGATCTGCGTCTGCGCGTGGCCGTCCAGCCGGGCGGATGCAGCGGCCTGATCTACCAGCTCTACTTCGACGAGCGCTACCTCGAGGGCGACAAGGCGGTGGACTTCGGCGGCGTCGAGGTCATCGTCGACGACATGAGCGTCCCGTACCTCGACGGCGCGACGATCGACTTCAAGGACACGATCTCGGAGCAGGGCTTCACGATCGACAACCCCAATGCGGCCGGCAGCTGCGCCTGCGGCGACAGCTTCCACTGA
- a CDS encoding dipeptidase, with product MTSDSTRRDAVREAATAAVPAAIADLGNLVRIPSIAFPGFDPAQVLRSAEAVKALVEQTGVFDTVRIADAEIPGAGERGMPAVLATRAARNGRPTILLYAHHDVQPVGDEALWESAPFQPTVRGGRLYGRGAADDKAGVMAHIGALRAFTEVVGEDFDLGVALFIEGEEEAGSRSFAQFLSDHADALRADVIVVADSGNWDAETPALTVSLRGNTRFTLRVRTLEHASHSGMFGGAVPDAMMATIRLLSTLWDETGAVAVEGLTERDAETPEYSERTLRDEAGLPDGVSPIGTGTILSRIWNKPSITVTGIDAPGVANASNTLSPEISVVISARVAPGQDAREAYAAIEAHLRAHAPFGAELEFSHQDYGNSFLVDTSGWAVADARDVLADAYGVDPVDIGVGGSIPFIADLVREFPGAQILVTGVEDPHARAHSPNESLHLDTFRHALVAEALLLEKLDAREL from the coding sequence ATGACCTCTGACTCCACCCGCCGGGATGCCGTGCGCGAAGCCGCGACCGCCGCCGTGCCCGCCGCCATCGCCGATCTCGGAAACCTCGTGCGCATCCCCTCGATCGCTTTCCCGGGATTCGACCCCGCGCAGGTGCTCCGCAGCGCGGAGGCCGTCAAGGCGCTCGTGGAGCAGACGGGCGTGTTCGACACCGTCCGGATCGCGGATGCCGAGATCCCGGGGGCGGGCGAACGCGGGATGCCGGCCGTGCTGGCCACGCGGGCCGCCCGGAACGGACGCCCCACGATCCTGCTGTACGCGCACCACGATGTGCAGCCGGTGGGCGACGAGGCCCTGTGGGAGTCGGCGCCCTTCCAGCCGACGGTGCGGGGCGGCCGCCTCTACGGGCGCGGCGCCGCCGACGACAAGGCCGGGGTCATGGCGCACATCGGGGCATTGCGCGCCTTCACGGAGGTCGTCGGCGAGGACTTCGACCTGGGCGTCGCCCTGTTCATCGAGGGCGAGGAGGAGGCAGGATCACGCTCCTTCGCGCAGTTCCTGTCCGACCATGCCGATGCGCTCCGGGCCGACGTCATCGTCGTGGCGGACTCCGGCAACTGGGACGCCGAGACACCCGCCCTGACCGTCTCGCTGCGCGGCAACACCCGCTTCACGCTGCGGGTGCGCACGCTGGAGCACGCGTCGCATTCCGGCATGTTCGGCGGGGCCGTCCCCGACGCGATGATGGCGACGATCCGGCTCCTCTCCACCCTGTGGGACGAGACGGGCGCCGTCGCGGTCGAGGGACTCACCGAGCGGGATGCCGAGACGCCCGAGTACTCCGAGCGGACGCTGCGCGACGAGGCAGGCCTTCCGGACGGGGTGAGTCCCATCGGGACGGGGACGATCCTCAGCCGGATCTGGAACAAGCCGTCCATCACCGTGACGGGGATCGACGCGCCGGGCGTCGCCAACGCCTCGAACACCCTCTCGCCCGAGATCTCCGTCGTGATCAGCGCCCGCGTGGCGCCGGGGCAGGACGCGCGCGAGGCCTATGCGGCGATCGAGGCGCACCTGCGCGCGCACGCGCCGTTCGGCGCGGAGCTGGAGTTCTCGCACCAGGACTACGGGAACTCGTTCCTCGTCGACACGAGCGGATGGGCCGTGGCCGACGCGCGCGACGTGCTCGCCGATGCGTACGGCGTGGACCCCGTCGACATCGGCGTCGGCGGGTCGATCCCGTTCATCGCGGATCTCGTCCGGGAGTTCCCCGGCGCGCAGATCCTCGTCACGGGTGTGGAAGACCCGCACGCCCGCGCGCACAGCCCGAACGAGTCGCTACACCTCGACACCTTCCGCCACGCCCTGGTGGCCGAGGCTCTGCTGCTGGAGAAGCTCGACGCGCGCGAGCTCTGA